A window of Mixophyes fleayi isolate aMixFle1 chromosome 10, aMixFle1.hap1, whole genome shotgun sequence contains these coding sequences:
- the LOC142103561 gene encoding protein RD3-like translates to MFLAGLFGWNDPDGSSMKLAPRSSADLVTETLMLELGSHLKRAEKQQRERLIEYRRVKSGVDYTWLASVPRQGYQISPGDQLELRDICSKISPSQCGPVILRFRRLMLEFEPDGAEIPRLFRSVLQDFVAQEEEQRRKKQDGPWEKRRRAKSLATFSFKPPRLRVNPFQLEETHGSDTESELAASGRARSKSMPEFSCTREVQCD, encoded by the exons ATGTTCCTAGCAGGACTGTTTGGCTGGAATGACCCAGATGGCTCATCAATGAAACTGGCCCCCAGAAGTAGCGCAGACCTGGTTACAGAGACACTGATGCTGGAACTGGGGTCACATCTGAAACGTGCGGAAAAGCAGCAGCGGGAACGACTCATTGAGTATCGGAGAGTCAAGAGTGGGGTGGACTACACGTGGCTAGCATCTGTCCCGCGTCAGGGCTACCAAATCAGCCCAGGTGACCAGCTGGAGCTCAGAGACATTTGCTCCAAAATAAGCCCCTCACAGTGTGGCCCTGTCATACTCAG GTTCCGTAGATTGATGTTGGAGTTTGAGCCTGATGGTGCCGAGATACCACGTCTCTTTCGTTCAGTGCTTCAAGATTTTGTGGCTCAGGAAGAGGAGCAACGGAGGAAGAAACAGGATGGACCCTGGGAGAAACGTAGAAGGGCTAAGAGCCTGGCAACATTCAGTTTCAAGCCTCCTCGCCTGCGTGTCAACCCCTTCCAACTGGAGGAGACACATGGCTCAGATACTGAGAGTGAGCTGGCTGCTTCTGGAAGGGCAAGGAGTAAGAGTATGCCTGAATTCAGCTGTACAAGGGAAGTGCAATGTGACTGA